A window from Sphingomonas bisphenolicum encodes these proteins:
- a CDS encoding DsbC family protein, which produces MSVTDRLRAVVARTPWSYGLIALPVVGLGAAAIAAAAVPTEDSQVAGLLKARLPKTEISAVNCAKVAGLCEVTAGANLFYVDRGARYLVIGRVYDMETRQDVTAARLLEMNPDMLVGGAAKANATAALGGEADASPLAPTAGARRVSVPERPATLSLAGLPRDGAIVWGNKASSQSVTVFTDFRCGYCRALTSVLRSMDVKVIERPISVLGSRDLADRVYCAKNREEALHAAYSGAPFESGKCDTRGLDANEQFARSHGLSGTPVIVRSDGAMLEGYRPKDVLEAWLKGAKS; this is translated from the coding sequence ATGTCCGTAACTGATCGCCTTCGCGCCGTTGTTGCGCGCACGCCCTGGAGCTATGGCCTCATCGCCCTGCCCGTTGTGGGACTGGGCGCTGCAGCCATCGCTGCCGCCGCCGTGCCGACCGAAGACAGCCAGGTCGCGGGCCTGCTCAAGGCCCGGCTGCCCAAGACCGAGATCAGCGCGGTCAACTGCGCCAAGGTCGCAGGGCTGTGCGAAGTGACCGCCGGCGCCAACCTCTTCTATGTCGATCGCGGCGCCCGTTATCTGGTCATCGGCCGGGTATACGATATGGAAACGCGGCAGGACGTGACCGCGGCACGCCTCCTGGAGATGAACCCCGACATGCTGGTCGGCGGCGCGGCCAAGGCCAATGCGACGGCCGCGCTCGGCGGCGAGGCGGACGCTTCTCCCCTCGCACCGACAGCCGGCGCGCGCCGTGTCTCCGTGCCGGAGCGCCCGGCCACGCTGTCGCTCGCTGGGCTGCCGCGCGACGGAGCAATCGTCTGGGGCAACAAGGCATCGAGCCAGTCCGTCACGGTCTTTACCGATTTTCGCTGCGGCTACTGCCGCGCGCTTACCAGCGTGCTGCGCAGCATGGACGTCAAGGTCATCGAAAGGCCCATTTCGGTCCTGGGCAGCCGGGATCTGGCCGACCGCGTCTATTGCGCCAAGAACCGGGAAGAGGCGCTTCACGCCGCCTATTCCGGTGCGCCCTTCGAGAGCGGCAAATGTGACACGCGCGGTCTCGACGCCAACGAGCAGTTCGCCCGCAGCCATGGCCTGAGCGGGACCCCCGTGATCGTTCGCAGCGACGGCGCCATGCTTGAGGGCTACCGGCCCAAGGACGTGCTGGAAGCATGGCTGAAGGGAGCCAAGTCGTGA
- a CDS encoding type IV conjugative transfer system protein TraE, translating to MEIANSHAQSQRVLKQRNILVAIAGVLAALTAILFLMVATRDREIVLQPILRSPLTVSSAGVSREYLEMVTRDAAVLTLDRSPSNLEYWMKSVLDITAPSAQGRLKADLLKIVNEQRGSSIAQFFAIQSMKLDPDNLTSDVTGDLHTIVGSKVISKDRRTFRFKWKYSGVSLQLVGFGMVSKAEEGDQ from the coding sequence ATGGAGATCGCCAACAGCCACGCGCAAAGCCAGCGCGTTCTCAAGCAGCGCAACATCCTCGTCGCCATTGCCGGCGTGCTCGCAGCGCTGACCGCCATCCTCTTCCTGATGGTTGCGACCCGCGATCGGGAGATCGTCCTGCAGCCGATCCTGCGGTCGCCGCTCACAGTCAGCAGCGCCGGGGTCAGCCGCGAGTATCTGGAGATGGTCACACGCGACGCCGCGGTGCTGACCCTCGATCGGTCGCCGAGCAACCTGGAATACTGGATGAAGTCGGTTCTCGATATCACGGCGCCAAGCGCACAGGGGCGGCTCAAGGCGGACCTTCTCAAAATCGTCAACGAGCAGCGCGGATCCTCGATCGCGCAGTTCTTCGCGATCCAATCGATGAAGCTCGATCCGGACAATCTGACCTCGGACGTGACGGGCGACCTGCACACGATCGTAGGCAGCAAGGTCATCTCCAAGGACCGCCGGACCTTCCGCTTCAAATGGAAATATTCGGGCGTCTCGCTGCAGCTCGTCGGCTTCGGGATGGTGTCCAAAGCCGAGGAAGGAGATCAATGA
- the traL gene encoding type IV conjugative transfer system protein TraL, whose protein sequence is MSADKYVIPTHLDDPELIGLWTLDEFLAMVIPFTWGILSQHILIGILLAGAGWWGLKRAKAGRAASWLLHMAYWHLPAGFTGMKATPPSYLRLMAG, encoded by the coding sequence ATGTCTGCGGACAAATATGTCATTCCAACTCATCTGGATGATCCAGAACTGATCGGGCTGTGGACCCTGGATGAGTTCCTCGCGATGGTGATTCCGTTCACCTGGGGGATCCTGTCTCAGCATATCCTTATCGGCATTTTGCTCGCTGGAGCAGGCTGGTGGGGCTTGAAGCGCGCTAAGGCGGGACGGGCGGCATCCTGGCTGCTGCACATGGCCTATTGGCACCTTCCGGCCGGGTTCACCGGCATGAAGGCGACACCGCCCTCCTACCTTCGACTGATGGCCGGCTGA
- a CDS encoding type-F conjugative transfer system secretin TraK, producing the protein MMSAIAIGSTAAGAALCSRYYFHASRFMGAGLVAVGLLLVAEPAWADQTIMASDSSQVDCQASAKDLTRISLVEDEFASVSKISTGNPTDDFSVVNEPVRGDIYLSVPEGFGRPALSFFGTTKRGYVYKFVCRIGGEQAAQVFVSNPAIAKDRSAEAVATTVKAGPQDAAVELVQAMYSNSIVDGYEMRQRTLRPVFVGGLKVQMIAEYRGQELTGKVLRIENMSNAPIALNEGAVAPRSALAVSIAEPTLAPGKVTTAYLVSQIGR; encoded by the coding sequence ATGATGAGTGCTATCGCCATCGGCAGCACGGCTGCCGGCGCAGCCTTGTGCTCCCGATATTATTTCCACGCGAGCCGTTTCATGGGCGCGGGACTGGTCGCGGTGGGTCTGCTCCTGGTCGCCGAGCCCGCCTGGGCGGACCAGACGATCATGGCGTCCGACAGCAGCCAGGTCGACTGCCAGGCGTCGGCCAAGGACCTGACCCGCATCAGCCTCGTCGAGGACGAGTTCGCCAGCGTCTCGAAGATCTCCACCGGCAATCCGACGGACGATTTCAGCGTCGTCAACGAACCGGTGCGCGGGGACATCTATCTGTCGGTACCCGAGGGTTTCGGGCGGCCCGCCCTCTCCTTCTTCGGCACGACCAAGCGCGGCTATGTCTACAAGTTCGTTTGCCGCATCGGCGGCGAGCAGGCGGCGCAGGTCTTCGTTTCCAACCCGGCGATCGCGAAAGATCGTTCGGCTGAGGCGGTCGCCACCACGGTCAAGGCCGGCCCGCAGGATGCAGCCGTCGAACTCGTTCAGGCGATGTATTCCAACAGCATCGTCGATGGCTACGAGATGCGGCAGCGCACTTTGCGCCCGGTCTTCGTCGGCGGGCTCAAAGTCCAGATGATCGCGGAATATCGGGGGCAGGAGCTTACCGGCAAGGTTCTGCGCATCGAGAATATGAGCAACGCGCCGATCGCTCTCAACGAAGGCGCGGTCGCGCCGCGCAGCGCGCTCGCCGTCTCCATCGCCGAGCCGACGCTCGCGCCAGGCAAGGTCACCACGGCCTATCTCGTCTCGCAGATCGGGAGGTAG
- a CDS encoding TraB/VirB10 family protein, whose product MALADIFSRTRRTLDGPDEETENVSPVTGEIGSNEATRKKQRLLLAGVAGAGLVLSSFWIFGGNDKDAAEEDDGEKVEVSTKDLVNRNLSQQEWMGMSENQFQSMENQLKSVNAQQNRVDALAAQVEALKGQNQALQADGQRVFSAYQAENERLKREAAQQRAAPPPQPGPAALYGPGGTQAYRRPDGTPGAAGPAGAPMGGAEVKMVNFQTTETGNASRVAKGNTVYTDSVNYLPPNSFASAKVIVGVDASAGVNSQSDPLPVVLRVTGPARSVFQNGRLLTTKIEGCLINGAARGDLSAEKVYVKLQKMTCPQPGGRYAVSEVKGFIAFGGKTGVRGRVVSREGGLVTQAFIAGLFGGFGRGFSANANSVFQGTNITTNGKRDKLSAGEILEGGFGEGVAQTGDMVSKYLIERAEQYQPVIEMPTGIDVEIVFLEGVYVRN is encoded by the coding sequence ATGGCACTCGCGGACATTTTCTCGCGCACCCGTCGCACCCTGGACGGTCCCGATGAAGAAACAGAGAATGTTTCTCCGGTAACCGGTGAAATCGGCAGCAACGAGGCGACCCGCAAGAAGCAGCGGTTGTTGCTCGCGGGCGTTGCCGGCGCGGGGCTGGTGCTCTCGTCCTTCTGGATCTTCGGGGGCAACGACAAGGACGCGGCTGAAGAGGACGACGGCGAAAAGGTCGAGGTGTCGACCAAGGATCTGGTGAACCGCAACCTCTCCCAACAGGAGTGGATGGGAATGTCCGAGAACCAGTTCCAGTCGATGGAAAACCAGCTGAAGTCGGTGAATGCGCAGCAAAACCGCGTCGACGCGCTGGCAGCCCAGGTCGAGGCGCTGAAGGGGCAGAACCAGGCCCTTCAGGCCGACGGCCAGCGGGTCTTCTCCGCCTACCAGGCCGAGAACGAACGGCTCAAGCGCGAGGCGGCCCAGCAGCGGGCGGCACCGCCGCCCCAACCAGGTCCAGCCGCGCTTTACGGTCCGGGCGGGACCCAGGCCTATCGGCGGCCCGATGGCACGCCGGGGGCGGCCGGGCCCGCCGGCGCGCCGATGGGCGGCGCGGAGGTCAAGATGGTGAACTTCCAGACCACCGAGACCGGCAATGCCTCGCGCGTCGCCAAGGGCAACACGGTCTATACCGACAGCGTCAATTACCTGCCGCCCAACAGCTTCGCATCCGCCAAGGTGATCGTCGGCGTCGATGCCAGTGCCGGCGTCAACAGCCAGTCCGACCCGCTTCCGGTCGTGCTGCGCGTGACAGGCCCTGCACGCAGCGTCTTCCAGAACGGGCGCCTGCTCACCACGAAGATCGAGGGCTGCCTCATCAACGGAGCGGCGCGCGGCGACCTTTCGGCCGAGAAGGTCTACGTCAAACTGCAGAAGATGACCTGTCCGCAGCCCGGCGGCCGCTATGCGGTCTCGGAGGTCAAGGGCTTCATCGCCTTCGGCGGCAAGACCGGGGTGCGCGGCCGGGTGGTCTCGCGCGAAGGCGGGCTGGTGACGCAGGCCTTCATTGCCGGCCTCTTCGGTGGTTTTGGCCGCGGTTTCTCCGCAAACGCCAATTCGGTGTTCCAGGGCACCAACATCACCACAAACGGCAAGCGCGACAAACTCTCGGCGGGCGAGATCCTGGAGGGTGGCTTCGGGGAAGGCGTCGCCCAGACCGGCGACATGGTCTCGAAATATCTGATCGAGCGCGCCGAACAATATCAGCCGGTGATCGAGATGCCGACCGGCATCGATGTCGAAATCGTCTTTCTGGAGGGTGTCTATGTCCGTAACTGA
- a CDS encoding TrbC/VirB2 family protein, which yields MQQVLKHGGRVELAILVIAALAFALLMFAGPAFAGADTTFDTALTKFTDFLEGSGGKIITVLSLAGGVVALASGRFSMGQIAIPVGVGVGAGTGVPIVTSTVTATI from the coding sequence ATGCAACAGGTACTGAAGCATGGCGGGCGGGTAGAGCTTGCGATCCTCGTGATCGCGGCGCTGGCCTTCGCGCTGCTCATGTTCGCCGGACCGGCCTTCGCCGGCGCCGACACCACCTTCGACACCGCGCTCACCAAGTTCACCGACTTCCTCGAGGGATCGGGCGGCAAGATCATCACCGTGCTCAGCCTCGCCGGCGGCGTGGTCGCGCTCGCCTCGGGCCGCTTCTCGATGGGTCAGATCGCCATCCCGGTGGGTGTCGGCGTGGGCGCCGGCACCGGCGTGCCGATCGTCACCTCGACCGTCACCGCAACGATCTGA